The proteins below come from a single Sporichthyaceae bacterium genomic window:
- a CDS encoding nitroreductase/quinone reductase family protein produces MAVSRRQRVVNKVQKYVANPLMRKVPIQILLETTGRKSGEPRRTPIGGRTVDNAFWMVAEFGTNSQYVKNIEADPEVRVRVRGRWHSGTAYLLPDDDARARLRSLPKFNSAAVKTVGTDLLTIRIDLRD; encoded by the coding sequence ATGGCCGTCAGCCGCCGCCAACGGGTCGTGAACAAGGTGCAGAAGTACGTCGCCAACCCGTTGATGCGCAAGGTCCCCATCCAGATCCTGCTGGAGACCACGGGCCGCAAGTCGGGTGAGCCGCGGCGCACCCCGATCGGCGGCCGCACGGTCGACAACGCGTTCTGGATGGTGGCGGAATTCGGCACCAACTCGCAGTACGTGAAGAACATCGAGGCCGACCCGGAAGTGCGGGTCCGGGTCCGCGGCCGATGGCACTCGGGCACCGCGTACCTGCTCCCCGACGACGACGCCCGCGCCCGGCTGCGTTCCCTGCCCAAGTTCAACAGTGCCGCGGTCAAGACGGTCGGGACGGACCTGCTCACGATCCGGATCGACCTCAGGGACTGA